Genomic segment of Triticum aestivum cultivar Chinese Spring chromosome 6A, IWGSC CS RefSeq v2.1, whole genome shotgun sequence:
ggcggcggcggcgggggcgggggccacCACCCCGCCGCGCGTCGCCGCCGATGCCGCCGCCGCGGCGGAGGGGTTCCTGGTGGACCACCCCGTGCAGTCCGACGAGTGCGTGGCGGCGCTCGTCGCGACGGAGAAGGAGCACATGCCCGCGGACGGGTACCCCCAGATGCTGCAGCGCCGGGCCGGGGCCCTGGATTTGGCCGCCGTCAGGAGGGACGCCGTAGATTGGATTTGGAAGGTGAGACCCCCCGCATCTTGATTTGATTCCAATCGCCGTTTACTCGTGCCGATGGCGCGGCGCCGAGATGTGATGGGCCGGATTCGTGTAAAGATGCCTTTTTTTCACCCGTTCTAGTGGCGATTTCTCGTTGGATTGGTGCTCGATGGTGCCGCCCCGATGCGATAGCTGATTAAATCTGCAAATTCTCTGCTCATAGGTCATTGAGCATTTCAATTTCGCGCCGTTGACTGCGGTCCTGTCTGTCAACTACCTTGATAGGTTCTTCTCCGTCTATCCCCTTCCTGTAAGTcttatcaccatcgtcatctcagTGCCAACTGAAGCAAACCCTGCTAAAAATCCCGTAATCATGGAGGAATTGGTTTCTCATGGCAGGAAGGCAAAGCTTGGGTCACACAGCTCTTGGCAGTGGCTTGCCTGTCCCTCGCTTCGAAGATGGAGGAGACCTATGTGCCGCTCCCTGTCGACCTGCAGGTCAGTGAGTGATGCATCTTATCTTATCACAGACCTCCGCATACACGCATCGTTGAAGGGTTCCGTCTTTCAGTTTCATCTCAATTAATCGACGGTTTTCGCTTGACAGGTGGTTGAGGCAACTTCTGCGTTTGAGGGAAGGACCATAAAAAGGATGGAGCTTTTGGTGCTCAGCACCTTAAAATGGAGGATGCAAGCTGTTACTGCTTGCTCATTTATTGACTACTTCCTGCGCAAATTCAATGATCATGACGCACCCTCCATGCTCGCATTCTCCCGCTCGACCGACCTCATCCTGAGCACCGCTAAAGGTATGAGAGTTAAATCAGACCCCTCTTTTTTAGTATTCATCGATCAATGTAGTAAATCAAATCTCTTTTTTAGTATTCATCGATCAATGTGTTAAACCAGATCTCCTTTTTAGTATTCATCGATCAATGTGTTAAACCAGATCTCATTTTTGGTATGCATTGATCAATGTGTATAATTTGGCGGCGATCAATTCTTAAAGTTTGAGAATTTGGATTGCAGGAGCTGATTTTTTGGTGTTCAGACCTTCAGAGATTGCTGCAAGTGTTGCACTTGCCGCATTTGGGGAGCGCAATACTTCAGTAGTCGAGCGGGCTACAACTACCTGCAAGTACATAAACAAGGTAGTGATCAGCTCAATGTTCTCACTTACTAAACCACTTGCCCCTCACTAAATGGTAACCTGTAAATGCAATGATGCGCTTGAATTGTTACTTCATTTGCCTAAATACCTCTTATGTCTTGTAGGAGCGAGTGTTAAGATGCTACGAACTGATTCAAGACAAGATAGCAATGGGAACCATTGTCCTAAAGTCAGCTGGATCATCAATGTTCTCTGTGCCGCAAAGCCCGATAGGCGTGTTGGATGCTGCTGCATGTCTCAGCCAACAGAGTGATGATACTGCTGTTGGATCTCCAGCAACATGCTACCAAGCCTCTTCGGCAAGCAAAAGGAGGAGAATTGGCAGATGACCGGTCTCATGTCGTGCTGTGCTTCAGGTGTGTTGCTCACCGTTTTGGCCGTTTTGTTGTTTCAAACATCTCAATTCAGTTTGGTCACTCGAGAACTATAGTGTGGTCAAGTAGTTGCTGGAAGGAACAAAAACACCATAGTCAATACTTGACCCATAAAAACAAACAGTTCGCCGCGAGCCTGTTCATGCAATCGACATATGTAAGGGGCATGCTAAGCTGTTAGTGTCCAGAGATGCATGCTAGTGTAGGCAGAGATGGAGCAAGGAAGTTGCATGTTGTAGAGATGAGAGCTCTATTGCCCTGTTTTTGTATTTCGGTTCCATATTCAGTTTCCAATGAACTTTGGGCAAGGGCTGCTCTGATCATTGAGGCGGTGAATGAAAATGATCCTAAAACGGATCGGCTGAGATACAGAACAGTTTATATTTGTTCTGATGAGTTATAAATTTTGTCGACATTATATGTTGTTCCATTTTATTTCCCTTTTCTGTGATGTCTACTATTATGTCATGATCCTTGATTGCAACTGTGCTTGTCTACCCAATCCTTTATTCGTCACCCGTTGAAGAATCAATGATAAATAAATGATCTTCTTTTCAAGATTCCAACACTAGTTCAGTAATTTATGGGATCAAATGTAGAGCATAAGGGATGCCTGTTTCCTTACAAGTGCATTACCCTTTACCATTTGATTTGGAGCATAATCTATATGTTAGGGTTAGTGAGAACTAAGAGTAGCACTGATGGCCCTATATCAGCCTGCTAGACCCGTAAATGAAACCTCTTGCTGTTGAATACTGTAGTGCAATCTGACTTTTCGATATGTATATGCATTCACAAACCTGCATTTGAAGTTCATCTCCAAAAACAGAAACTGAGATCCACCTGCGCCACCTACATTGCCATCTCTGTGCACCTACCTTCATAGTCAAGCACCATTTTGTCGGATTTGCTAATGCCAAATCTGACTGAGAAATTATTAAACCTCAGTCAGCCAAGCTTACCATCCAATAAGGTTCAAGATTTGTTTTTTATCTAGGTTTAAAAaatccatgtgtgtgtgtgtgtgtgtgtgtttctgtgttgaaccgttggatgaagaacTCAGGATGTCGACCGAGATTTCTTAATGAAAATAGAAACTAAATAGACCCACCTAGGCACCTACATTACCATATCTGTGCACCTTCCTTCATGGTCAAGCACTATATTTATCGGATTTGCTAATGCTAAGTCGACTAAGAAGTTCTTAAATCTCAGTCAGGCAAAGCTTACCATCCAATAAGGCTCAAGATTTTTTAATCTAGGTTTAACAATCCActtgtttttttttgtgtgtgtgttcctGTTAAACCGTCGGATGAAAACTTGTGGGGTGGACTGAGATTTCATTGTTCCTTTTCACCCCATTTGGTTCACTTGAATCAGAGTGTACTCAAGTTTACCACATCTAAATCTTGATCCTGCTTCCTGTGTCACTTGAGTCAGAGTGTACTCAAGTTTACCATCCAGTAAGGCTCAAGATTTTTTTTGCTTTGTTTACCCAGGTTTAAAAATCCACCTGATCTGTGTGTGTTGTTTCTGTTAAACCATTGGATGAAGAACTGAGGGCGCCGACCCGGATTTCTCAATTCTTTGTTGACTGACCCTAGTCTCTCTCACCGCATTTAGTTCACTTGAATCAGGGTGCACTCAAGTTTACCACAGCTAAATCTTGATCCTGATTCCTGTGTCATTTGACTTCTCTTCTTCTTTTCAATATCTTGTACGTAGCAGATTCCATACTGAGATGCCTGTCTGTGCATGACACTAGAGTATCATTTACCATACTGGGGGGTCAACTGGATCGTAACGGTAGAGATGTTGAGGAACATGGTGGACATACTCCCTTGTGGAGCTGCAGTAGAGTTACTGTCTACCAGCAGTCCATGGTTTGCCTCTGCTGTCGCTGTCCTTCAATGATCTGCCGCTGCACTTGGCCTAGTTGGCCACCATCAGTTTAAGTGTAGGGCAGTGAGAAATGGACCTGTGGTAAAAGAAACGCGGATACAGCGCATTGCACAGCGTGTGACCGTCCGGTAGGGATTTTGTGAATATTTAGTGTCTGCGGTAATGCACGTTGCGAAACACCTTCAAAGTGTTTTGTGACAGATGGTTCTTTGGGTGCGGGGTCGGGATCGATTACACGCTCGATGGCGTTCCTGTATCCTGCGTTGGATCAACCTAGTTTTGTGGTTGAGATCCTGTATGGTGAAGTATGGTGtgcttcctctgtcgggaattggGTGCGCATTCGAGTACCCAGAGCCACTTATGTATCGAAAACCGTAGTGTAGGTTTATGATCTTCTTCTCACTTCTTGTGTGAAATCAATATGTGCAATGAAAGGTGGGAATGAAGAGAAATGTGATCAAATCCTTGTCGTGCCTGAGGTTTAGATCCTTGATTTACTGTCAGAAAATCGTGGAATAGATGGCAGAATCTGCTGCCATAGATTGCGAATTATGCGACCGATCATCGACATCGATCGCTACCGTACGGGGGAACGAGTTCTCGCAGCCAAGTTTCCGGCTGGGCAGAAGACATGGTTGACGCTGGCTCAGACATGTTTATGACCCAGCTGTAAATCCAGGCCAATCCTGACTCGCCGAAGCCGTAGGGGTAGGTAAACCCGGCCATGATGATTGATCCAAGCCGCCACCAGTAGTAGATAGCTAGCTAGCAAGATCGGATCCATGAGGTGACTaacgcaaaaaagaaaaagaaaagactatCTGGTGAGTGAATGAATCATGGTGTCTTGGTCGCCGGCGTCACGCGTCCCTCCTCCTTCCCCTACCACGGCTCCACGACCAGTAGCCCAGTGCCGGGCCAGGCCAGCAAGTAGTACGTGGGCCTCCATGTAGCTACGCCGCATGCAGGCAGCAGGCGGGCGGGCTCGTTGCGTTGCGTTGCGTTGGCCGTTCCCGTGTCCGGTTCCTGCCATCAGCGAGCCCCTGTCGCGCCCGCCCCACCGACCGACCCAGCGGTAGCGCCGCATCTCGGCGACTAATCGTCGTCCGGCCGCACGCCGCCTGCGCCTCCCCCTTGTCGCCGTCGACGCCGGTCGCTGTCTAGATGAGGTGAAAAAACATGAATGCATGCCCACACTGGCTGGCCCTGAACCCGTCTCTGCAGACTGCAACGGAAGGAATGAAACGGTTAAAGACTTGCTGCAGGCGGGGAGACGTGCGTGGGTGCAGTGTTAATTGCCACCGCCACGGCGTACATTCCCTGCGTGATTCCTGGCCGGTGCGTACTACGTGATGGCCCTGCTGTGCTGGCCACCACCGGCCGGGCGCCGATGGTTTGGGCGTTGGCGACGGCAGGTCCACGAGCACGAGGCACGAGGCACGAGCCAGGCCAATGGCGCTTCAATTGCAACGAGGTGGGGGGATGATGGGCCGATGGGGGCACCTGGCGCGCGCGTACGTAGCCGGTAGCCCGGCCTCTTCCGCGTACAGCCTCTGTTCCGCGTCACAGGCGTTGCGTACCCTGCCGGGATCTCGCATTTACCTGCACCGCACAGTAGTTTAAATCTGCCAGCCGCGCCGCAGCTACAGACTTCACAGTGCCAACGTACGTACGCTACGCACGTTCGACAGATCGGCGTTCCGACGCGATGTACGTACGTGCGTCCGGTCGGCACGCGTCGTCGTCGGCGGCGCTGGCGCCGCAGCGGACGAACAGTGGCGTCGATGGGGACGGGACGGACGGCGCAGGGAAAGTTAGAAGCCATTGCTGGCTGGCCTGGCCTGGCTTGGCTAGCTACAAGGGTGAAAAACCAGCCGGGAAACGGCCAAGCCGGGGTTGGCCAACGGCGACCGGGTCGGTACAAACACGACGAGATCTCTGCCGCTGCCggtgccggtggtggtggtggtgtagcAATCATGCACATGCACTGCGCGGGAAGAAGCCAGATCCGGGGCTGTTTCCTGGTGGCGGGGAAGCATGCATGCAAGGCCTCTCCCTCTCgtcgacggacggacggacggacgcatgcatgcatgcggcaGCGGACGTACGTACGTGCTCACGCGCGCGCGTACGAGGCCCGGCCGGTCCGCCGATCCCGCCTGTCGGGATATTTGAACGCCACCGGCGCTTCGGCCGTGCCGCGCGGGAGTCGACGATGATTGACGGGGGCCGGGGGGCTCGCTGACGGTGTGTCGTCGTCCGTGATGATCGCGACGTGCTGTGTTGTGTTGCGACGGGGCGAGGACGGCGAGGTGGAGGATACGATGTACTGGCCGTGGATTCATGCGTGCATGGGTGGAGATCTGTCGGCCCTCCGTGGGACGGGTCTCTGTAGCTTGGCGCGAAGATGTAGATCGAGGAATATCGCATTGCTGGGCATGCAACGATGACACTTTTTTTCTGGGTGGAACGAACAACTTTTTACCTTTTCCGCTGGATGCCACCGTACAAGGTGGAATGTGTAGTTATAGCACGTTGCATTTCGTTGGTATTCTCTTTTGCGAGAGAAATTCCCAATCTATTTATCAATCGTGATAGTAGAAAACACAAgagataataaaaattacaaccaggtcCAGGGACCAtgtagcgacgactacaagcaccggaGACGTGCCGAAGACGTGCTGCCGTCATGGCCCCTCCCTTATCGGAGCCAGACAAATCTTGTTGTACTagatagtcgggaagtcgtcgtgctaatgcCCCGAATGACCAGCGTACCAGAGCAGCAACCATCAGCGATGAAAATAGTTGTAGATCAGAAAGATCAAACCTGTAACCACacgaacgaagatgaacaaagatgGGTTTAAATTAATAGATCTATCAAAGACCAACACCGACCGAATCCCACGAGATCCAATGGAGACACACCTTCACACTTCCTGTGACGACGCTATTCGCACCATCGGAATGGAGATTAGACGTGGGAGACATTATTCTTACTGAGGGACATCGCCACCGCCACACGGCCTCAATCAAGACGTCGAACCTAACAAAAACAAAAACGGGGTCCCTTCCGCCGGCGTGGGGCTGAGATCCTCCGCACCTTCATGGCCCAAAGGCCATCGGAGATGGGGCGGATCGACGGCAACGCAGGCAGGAGGAGGAAGAATACTTTTCTTGAGGAGGAGGAAATACCATATCATTGGTATTTTATCGAGCCGTGGATCCAATGTTGCCTCTGTGCATATTATATGGTAATGGCGGTGCCTCTTTCAAAGATTTTAACCCGTTATGTATATTGGTTAGAGGAACAGTAGCAATCTAGGCCGTGTTTGGTTAGTTGCATCGTTTTTGGGGTCTTTGTATATGTTACTCGGTTGGGTCTGACTGAGCTAATACTTTTTTTTGCTGGTTGAACTGGGTTgatgcactacatgatgtttggtTGTGCAAAACACGAGTTGTTGTGATCATTTCTTTTCATTAGTGATGATCTTACCACACACGATCGAAACATCATTTCAGTCCTAGCTAGAAAACAAATAACAGTTCATCCAACCTATTAACAAATAACAACACAAATTAAAAGTCGCTTGTCGAACTAGGTTAAGTCCATCCACTGGTCCGCCTCTGTGCACTGCTGGGTGCACCCAGCCCTTTTGTTATTTGTTTTTCAAATTAATTTAATtctaggaatttcagaaaatgattaaaactttgaaaattcatataaaataatctgtaactcacatgcaaataatttatatatgaaagttggtCAGAAAAATgtaacgaatccgaatatgctatCCACTCATATGTCACATGCCTCTAACATGATGAACACGGATCCTTCCCCCTCTGATATATCTGTCCAAAACTGTTAAACGCCGGGAAAACATTCTCAGATGTTTTCCCGCTTCGTCAGTGATGTGTAGcattgcgttaggtcacccctagcactgcatattgccatgtcatgcattgTGATGCATTtgattgctttatatttattgtttctcccccctcttctccccggtagacaccgagactgacgctGATTCCGGTACGACTACACCTTTGACGTCCAGCCACTTGCAGCAGAGcttccaggaaagcaaaacccccttgatcatttcTATACCgcccattccttctctctcatgcttgcattagattttgctactgttgttCATTTGTACCTATTCTGGTGCATAGCCTGATTTTGCAACCTGCTACTGTTACCTACCTgtttatcctatatgcttagtataggttgggtaGTGATCCACCaatgacccctcaccttgtccatGTTGCCCCCGCTCTatgatcgatgactcgatcaacgtgatcgacgtccagagcccgacacatcacctcacaccccctagttgtacgactctatagagctactatcgagtgtcgagggtgatacctcgtatatCACTTCTGATGAGACCTTTGTAGTATAGTTAATCGGTCGTGGTCTacggagggtgattcctccttcaccactcccgataacgactccgtcgtgcaacacctcaagtgtgaaccctcgagggtgattcccgcaagttcaccttgacggttacatcaagtggaatccatcgagggtgattcctcggattcccccttggtgttatggacacacggttactttgactttacccCCAGAACCATGTCAAAgacgggtcggccccgaggggtacccgtgaGAGTTACTGGAGTAACCAAACACGTCCTTAACAATGCAAGGTAGAGCGAGCGAcgcaaacaaataaataaaaaatagaCTGCCCCGACGTCTCGCTAAAGACGACGACCTGCCGTCTAGTTGAACTAGGGAACGCTATTTGACCATAGATCAGCGGAAAGTCTTAATGATCAACTATAAATGCAAATCCGTTTTTTTAATTTGGAAGGAAAAACAATTTTTTAACACAAAATTGAATGCTAAATGAAACGTGAACACTTTTCTTATtcgtgaacaatttttttaaaaaaattcaaaacatttttgtgaacacaaacatttttctaaaatcaAACACCTTTTGTGGACAGGAAGTTTTTTTTAAatcacattttttttcaaaacgtgAACTTTTTTGTAATCCAGAAAACAATTCAGAGCGCAAACATTCTTTTCAAAACAggatcattttttgaaattccaaaacaaaatttggaaacacgAACACTTTTTGGAATGCGCACATTTTTTGAAAAcccagaacaaaatttgaaaacaggaaaaaattgcaaacaatttttgaaactaccgaacaaaatttgaaaacacaaaCAGTTGTTTaaaaatgaacatttttgtaaaatcatgaacaatttttggagAAGTGAACATGTTTTGAAATCTAAAAATAAATTGAGAATGCAAACATTCTTTTTGAAATGGTAACATTCTCTGATATTccaaaacaaaatttggaaacacgaacattt
This window contains:
- the LOC123128441 gene encoding cyclin-D3-1; translation: MVPSGYDCAASVLLCAEDNAAILGLDDDEDDCSWAAAAAGAGATTPPRVAADAAAAAEGFLVDHPVQSDECVAALVATEKEHMPADGYPQMLQRRAGALDLAAVRRDAVDWIWKVIEHFNFAPLTAVLSVNYLDRFFSVYPLPEGKAWVTQLLAVACLSLASKMEETYVPLPVDLQVVEATSAFEGRTIKRMELLVLSTLKWRMQAVTACSFIDYFLRKFNDHDAPSMLAFSRSTDLILSTAKGADFLVFRPSEIAASVALAAFGERNTSVVERATTTCKYINKERVLRCYELIQDKIAMGTIVLKSAGSSMFSVPQSPIGVLDAAACLSQQSDDTAVGSPATCYQASSASKRRRIGR